The following is a genomic window from Spirosoma foliorum.
CGGCTAAAGAGGCTAAAAAGGCGCAACAAAAAGCGGATAAACAGGCTGCGAAAGAAGCAAAGGAAGCTCAAAGAAAGGCCGATAAAGCGGCTAAAACGGCACCTGCTTCGCCATTTACTGATACTCCGACTGTGGCACCAGCAGTAGTGGAGCCTGCAAAGGTCGAACGTCCAAAACGAGAGAAAAAGCCTGTTGCCGTGCAAACCGATTCTGCGACGAGTAGCGTAGAACCAACGGCTGTACGGCCCAAGCGGGAGTTTCTGCCCAAAGGACATTTATTCGACCCGATTATATTGGACCCGCTGGAGGCCCAAACGTATGGAAGTATTTTACCCGGATACTGGACCGAAGGTCAGAAGTATAAGGGGAGCATAGTTCCATTCGCTTTTGGCTTTGCAAAACCCTTTTATCGCCGGACTACCGAACCTGGTCGGGCTGAAGAGTGGGTGCTGGATTTGGCCTCATTCACCCAATTCGAGGCTTATCACGATGACGTGATGGATAAGGCACGTCGGCAAATTATGAATACCGATTATAAAATCAGTATTATTTATAATATCCGCCGGGGAGAGCACAATTACCGAATTCGGGTCTATCACATATCATCGCATTTAGGCGACGATTACATCTATCGGAACAAACTGACAGCTCCCTCACCCAATTCGGTTAACTACGAACAACTGGACTTTACCTATAGCCGTACTGTAAGCGACTGGCGATTGTATGGTGGAGCTGGAATTGTGCTGCGAAAAACAGAGGAGCGTAAACTGTTTAGTGCACAGCTTGGGGCATTTTATAAAAAGCCATCTACGCATGCCGCCCGATTGGTAGGTGGTGCCGATATTAAATTCTGGCAGCAAACCGATTTCCGGCCTGGTATCCATGGTGGGATAGGTATTGAGTTAGGACGCACGCAAAACAATCTGACGTTTCTGTTGGAAGGATATTCTGGTTTCCGTCCATACAGCCAGTATGAGCAACAACAAACCTCTTGGATAGGCGTTGGCCTCTACCTGAGCCCATTTTGATATAGAATGTATTATATATGATGTATGAGAGAATTACATATCATATATAACACATCATACATACTACATTATACATCATATATATGTCTTTGTCTGCATTAACGGCTATTTCGCCCGTTGACGGTCGCTATCGGTCTCAGGTTGAGGCTTTAGCTCCTTATTTTTCGGAACTTGGTTTGATTCATTACCGGGTTCGTATTGAGATCGAATATTTTATCGCGCTCTGCGAATGGCCTATACCACAACTTGCCGACGTCGATTCTGCACAGTTTTCTGTCTTGAGGACCCTATACGAAACGTTTTCAGAAGAAGACGCACTTCGTATCAAAGAAATTGAAAAAACGACCAACCACGACGTCAAGGCGGTTGAGTATTTTATCAAAGAAAAACTGAAAGGATCGTCTGTTGAACCGTATCTGGAATTCGTTCACTTTGGCTTAACCTCGCAGGATATCAACAACACGGCTATTCCGCTGTTGCTAAGTGAAGCGCTCGACACCGAAATTGTCCCGCTTTACCGGCAGATATTTATGCGATTACAGGAGCTGGCCAATCAGTGGAAGGGCGTACCAATGCTGGCTCGCACACATGGACAGCCCGCGTCGCCAACGCGATTAGGAAAAGAGCTTTCCGTTTTTGTTGAGCGGATTGAGAAGCAATTACAAATTCTGGCCGCAATTCCGACGGCGGCTAAATTTGGTGGGGCAACGGGCAACTTCAATGCGCATGCGGTGGCTTACCCAAACGAAGACTGGAAGAAATTTGGCGATCGGTTTGTCGAAGGTCTTGGCATGGTTCGTAGCCAGTTTACGACCCAGATTGAGCATTACGACATGCTGGCGGCCACGATGGATGCCTTTAAACGGCTGAATACAATCCTGATTGACCTCGATCGTGACGTCTGGACTTATGTGTCCATGAATTACTTC
Proteins encoded in this region:
- a CDS encoding DUF1207 domain-containing protein, with the protein product MKKTLPVLLLSFLAVTWASAQQTPTAPPARVLTPAEQKQKEKIDREIQRERQIRAEWLQKQREYEAKQAEKERQRQAKKAGKELPAKETPAPQSKPIVAPPPAPAQTVQPSVSQPTTPVVVGPTEKEIRAKEEQAAKEAKKAQQKADKQAAKEAKEAQRKADKAAKTAPASPFTDTPTVAPAVVEPAKVERPKREKKPVAVQTDSATSSVEPTAVRPKREFLPKGHLFDPIILDPLEAQTYGSILPGYWTEGQKYKGSIVPFAFGFAKPFYRRTTEPGRAEEWVLDLASFTQFEAYHDDVMDKARRQIMNTDYKISIIYNIRRGEHNYRIRVYHISSHLGDDYIYRNKLTAPSPNSVNYEQLDFTYSRTVSDWRLYGGAGIVLRKTEERKLFSAQLGAFYKKPSTHAARLVGGADIKFWQQTDFRPGIHGGIGIELGRTQNNLTFLLEGYSGFRPYSQYEQQQTSWIGVGLYLSPF
- the purB gene encoding adenylosuccinate lyase, translated to MSLSALTAISPVDGRYRSQVEALAPYFSELGLIHYRVRIEIEYFIALCEWPIPQLADVDSAQFSVLRTLYETFSEEDALRIKEIEKTTNHDVKAVEYFIKEKLKGSSVEPYLEFVHFGLTSQDINNTAIPLLLSEALDTEIVPLYRQIFMRLQELANQWKGVPMLARTHGQPASPTRLGKELSVFVERIEKQLQILAAIPTAAKFGGATGNFNAHAVAYPNEDWKKFGDRFVEGLGMVRSQFTTQIEHYDMLAATMDAFKRLNTILIDLDRDVWTYVSMNYFKQRLKEGEVGSSAMPHKVNPIDFENSEGNLGIANAIFEHLSAKLPVSRLQRDLTDSTVLRSIGVPFAHSVIALKSLLKGLNKLELNQDALNADLEDNWAVVAEGIQTILRREGYPQPYEALKALTRTNQKITADTIREFIEGLDVSEAVKGELRAITPFTYTGI